One genomic segment of Streptomyces sp. RKND-216 includes these proteins:
- a CDS encoding AAA family ATPase, which translates to MGDVTGFGGRGLPGPGAPADLAWLRGVDAYTMGAYAQAEEEFRAAVRLDPGMADGWLGLHALRADTTTALLRMYHHRERFGEQRSRHRRQLNSWYWLGWWVQPVLETRRDLLLAHASHWLDGRHVAELDRALAECPPVETDAQARFLHACRAYLAKDWDRLVRHTEPLVQDVLLGIEAGLFAGMARVRLEMYAQAEPLLAAALMRCRSEQPQRKELRYWLARAREGTGRTAAALPLYRAVHRVDPTFMDTAARLTTIAEGDGLGDGVGLATAVSLSGGGPGGGLDGPDRFGADGVTGLPGFPGGLGVPDGGPEYDPGADALRLEDSGDPAEPVRVDGDWVRERAAARTADGGGQGPVGPADPVLLAQALEELERMVGLEPVKRQVRALSAQLRMARLRARQGMPVQPPKRHFIFSGPSGTGKTTVARILGRAFYALGLLGGDHLVEAQRSDLVGEFLGQTAVKANELIDSALGGVLFVDEAYALAGSGYSKGDAYGDEALQVLLKRAEDNRDRLVVILAGYPEGMDRLLAANPGLGSRFTTRVDFPSYRPLELTAIGEVLAAENGDAWDAEALEELRSIGGHVVDQGWIDELGNGRFLRTLYEKSCAYRDLRLSGYAGTPTRDDLATLRLPDLMQAYGEVLSGRGPEGPLPGDRQG; encoded by the coding sequence GTGGGGGATGTGACGGGTTTCGGCGGCCGGGGCCTCCCGGGGCCCGGCGCGCCTGCCGACCTCGCATGGCTGCGGGGTGTCGACGCCTACACCATGGGCGCGTACGCGCAGGCCGAGGAGGAGTTCCGGGCCGCGGTGCGGCTGGACCCGGGCATGGCGGACGGCTGGCTGGGGCTGCACGCACTGCGCGCCGACACCACGACGGCGCTGCTGCGCATGTACCACCACCGGGAGCGGTTCGGGGAGCAGCGGTCCCGGCACCGCCGCCAGCTCAATTCCTGGTACTGGCTGGGCTGGTGGGTGCAGCCAGTGCTGGAGACGCGGCGCGATCTGTTACTGGCGCACGCCTCCCACTGGCTGGACGGCCGGCACGTCGCGGAACTCGACCGGGCGCTGGCGGAGTGTCCGCCGGTGGAGACGGACGCACAGGCACGCTTTCTGCACGCCTGCCGGGCGTACCTGGCGAAGGACTGGGACCGCCTGGTGCGGCACACCGAACCACTGGTGCAGGACGTGCTGCTGGGCATTGAGGCCGGGTTGTTCGCGGGGATGGCGCGAGTGCGGCTGGAGATGTACGCGCAGGCGGAGCCGCTGCTGGCGGCCGCGCTGATGCGGTGCCGCAGCGAGCAGCCGCAGCGCAAGGAGCTGCGGTACTGGCTGGCGCGTGCGCGGGAGGGGACCGGGCGGACCGCGGCGGCGCTGCCGCTGTACCGGGCGGTGCACCGGGTCGATCCGACGTTCATGGACACCGCGGCCCGGCTGACGACCATCGCGGAGGGAGACGGGCTGGGGGACGGCGTGGGGCTGGCCACGGCGGTGAGCCTGAGCGGAGGTGGCCCGGGCGGTGGCCTGGACGGTCCGGACCGTTTCGGGGCGGACGGGGTCACCGGCCTGCCGGGGTTCCCCGGCGGGCTGGGCGTCCCGGACGGGGGTCCGGAGTACGACCCCGGTGCGGACGCGCTGCGGCTGGAGGATTCGGGTGATCCCGCCGAGCCTGTGCGGGTGGACGGTGACTGGGTGCGGGAGCGGGCGGCAGCGCGGACCGCCGATGGCGGCGGGCAGGGGCCGGTGGGCCCGGCGGACCCGGTGCTGCTGGCGCAGGCGCTGGAGGAACTGGAGCGGATGGTCGGGCTGGAGCCCGTCAAGCGGCAGGTGCGGGCGCTGTCGGCGCAGCTGCGGATGGCTCGGCTGCGTGCCCGGCAGGGCATGCCGGTGCAGCCTCCGAAGCGGCACTTCATCTTCTCGGGGCCGTCGGGGACGGGGAAGACGACCGTGGCGCGGATACTCGGGCGGGCGTTCTACGCGCTGGGGCTGCTGGGCGGCGACCATCTGGTGGAGGCTCAGCGCTCCGACCTGGTCGGGGAGTTCCTCGGGCAGACGGCGGTGAAGGCGAACGAGCTGATCGATTCGGCGCTGGGCGGGGTGCTGTTCGTCGACGAGGCGTACGCGCTGGCCGGCAGCGGCTACAGCAAGGGCGACGCGTACGGCGACGAGGCGCTTCAGGTGCTACTGAAGCGGGCTGAGGACAACCGGGACCGGCTGGTGGTGATCCTGGCCGGCTACCCGGAGGGCATGGACCGGCTGCTGGCGGCCAACCCGGGGCTGGGATCCCGTTTCACCACGCGGGTGGACTTCCCCAGCTACCGGCCACTGGAGCTGACGGCCATCGGGGAGGTGCTGGCGGCCGAGAACGGCGACGCGTGGGACGCCGAGGCGCTGGAGGAGCTGCGCAGCATCGGCGGACACGTGGTGGACCAGGGCTGGATCGACGAGCTGGGCAACGGGCGGTTCCTTCGGACGCTGTACGAGAAGAGCTGCGCGTACCGCGATCTGCGGCTGTCCGGCTACGCGGGCACACCCACGCGGGACGACCTGGCGACGCTCCGGCTGCCGGATCTGATGCAGGCGTACGGCGAGGTGCTGTCGGGGCGGGGCCCGGAGGGTCCGCTTCCGGGTGACCGTCAGGGGTGA
- a CDS encoding peptidase C39 family protein, whose translation MHSRPATRRTVLTAAAVAAAAASAPAAFATGAPAHTPTATGAHPRARREDDLIDYHAWTSHRDFRRGDCSGTRPLPGARPGLVLANPAGTVDYTDPHTGRTAAWEYATWTSPLHTPRVPAGEVIVSWNADTPGGTWVRTELQGTYSDGARTPWYTMGIWTAGDGDDVPRRTSVDDQSDGKSDIWTDTFSISDLGSGLRLTSYRLRATLYRAPGGDATPTVWRLGAMASDVPERFEVPATRPGVARGVELEVPRYSQNIHEGQYPQYDGGGEAWCSPTSSQMIIEYWGRKPAEEDLAWVDPDYQDPQVCHAARMTYDYAYEGCGNWPFNAAYAATYRRMQAVVTRCTSLHDAERLIAAGIPLITSQSFIEAELDGAGYGTAGHLMTIVGFTQNGDVIANDPASSDNPSVRNIYKRRQFENIWLRTKRYNEEGEVRSGTGGVCYVYFPTRLTGKQRRVLRDLGIR comes from the coding sequence ATGCACAGCAGACCAGCCACCCGCCGTACCGTGCTCACGGCGGCGGCCGTCGCCGCCGCGGCTGCGAGCGCACCTGCCGCCTTCGCCACTGGCGCCCCGGCCCACACCCCCACCGCCACCGGCGCCCACCCGCGCGCCCGTAGGGAAGACGACCTCATCGACTACCACGCCTGGACCTCCCACCGGGACTTCCGCCGCGGCGACTGCTCCGGCACCCGCCCGCTTCCCGGCGCCCGGCCCGGACTCGTCCTCGCCAACCCGGCCGGCACCGTGGACTACACCGACCCGCACACCGGCCGTACCGCCGCCTGGGAGTACGCCACCTGGACCTCCCCCCTCCACACCCCGCGCGTCCCCGCCGGCGAGGTCATCGTCTCCTGGAACGCCGACACCCCCGGCGGCACGTGGGTGCGCACCGAACTCCAGGGAACCTACTCAGACGGCGCCCGCACCCCCTGGTACACCATGGGGATCTGGACCGCCGGCGACGGCGACGACGTGCCACGCCGCACCTCGGTCGACGACCAGAGCGACGGCAAGAGCGACATCTGGACCGACACCTTCTCCATCTCCGACCTCGGCAGCGGGCTGCGCCTCACCTCCTACAGGCTGCGCGCCACCCTCTACCGCGCCCCCGGCGGCGACGCCACGCCCACGGTGTGGCGCCTCGGCGCCATGGCCTCCGACGTGCCCGAACGCTTCGAGGTCCCCGCCACCCGCCCGGGCGTCGCACGTGGCGTCGAACTGGAGGTCCCGCGCTACTCGCAGAACATCCACGAAGGCCAGTACCCCCAGTACGACGGCGGGGGAGAGGCGTGGTGCAGCCCCACCTCCTCCCAGATGATCATCGAGTACTGGGGGCGGAAGCCCGCCGAGGAAGACCTGGCGTGGGTCGACCCCGACTACCAGGACCCGCAGGTCTGCCACGCCGCCCGCATGACCTACGACTACGCCTACGAGGGCTGCGGCAACTGGCCGTTCAACGCCGCGTACGCCGCGACGTACCGCCGGATGCAGGCCGTCGTCACCCGCTGCACCTCCTTGCACGACGCCGAACGCCTGATCGCCGCGGGCATCCCGCTGATCACCTCGCAGTCCTTCATCGAGGCCGAACTCGACGGCGCCGGCTACGGCACCGCCGGCCACTTGATGACCATCGTCGGCTTCACCCAGAACGGCGACGTCATCGCGAACGACCCCGCCTCCTCCGACAACCCGTCGGTCCGCAACATCTACAAGCGACGCCAGTTCGAGAACATCTGGCTGCGCACCAAGCGCTACAACGAGGAGGGCGAGGTCCGCAGCGGCACCGGCGGCGTCTGCTACGTCTACTTCCCGACCCGCCTCACCGGCAAGCAGCGCCGCGTCCTGCGCGACCTCGGCATCCGCTGA
- a CDS encoding bifunctional 3'-5' exonuclease/DNA polymerase — MSGVTGGDGAEQDRGTSAVRWALAETREGRALVCPLDAGGVPAGPVCEESSAVAAVRARPGAGRWVWRATAGVYPRLLAAGVRVERAYDVEAAEGLLRGYEGHGGEPRSLPAAWARLHGLPVPDDPLPRVRDGDPQPSLFEAGPPPLPDEADPLRALLEVYAAQTGRAGRTAHPGRMRLLLAGESAAGLVATEMSRTGVPWSAEAHRALLTELLGERYAGGGEPRRLAELAEEVSRAFGPGERVRPDLPADVVRAFGRAGIRLTSTRAWELRRVDHPAVEPLLRYKKLYRLYTAHGWTWLRSWVRDGRFRAEYQPGGTATGRWTTNGGGALQIPKVVRRAVRAEPGWRLVVADAGQMEPRVLAAISRDPGLMEVAASGRDLYAVLSEHGFSGDREQAKLALLGAVYGQTSGDGLRHLAALRRRFPAAVGYVDAAARAGEDGRLVRTWLGRTCPPPGADGHTLDEEAGGDSAGGGTPAARARGRFTRNFVVQGSAADWAVVMLAALRQELLGMRAELVFFQHDEVIVHCPAAEAPAAAEAVRRAGARAGEVVFGATPVRFPFGVAVVECYADAA; from the coding sequence ATGTCCGGTGTGACGGGTGGTGACGGGGCGGAGCAGGACCGCGGGACCTCCGCGGTCCGCTGGGCGCTGGCCGAGACCCGGGAGGGGCGCGCCCTGGTCTGCCCGCTCGACGCCGGGGGCGTCCCGGCAGGCCCGGTGTGCGAGGAGAGCTCCGCGGTGGCAGCGGTGCGGGCCCGGCCCGGGGCCGGACGATGGGTCTGGCGGGCCACGGCCGGCGTGTACCCGAGGCTGCTCGCGGCCGGTGTGCGGGTGGAGCGGGCGTACGACGTGGAGGCCGCCGAGGGGCTGCTGCGCGGCTACGAGGGTCATGGCGGGGAGCCGCGTTCGCTGCCCGCGGCATGGGCGCGGCTGCACGGGCTGCCGGTGCCGGACGATCCGCTGCCCCGGGTACGGGACGGCGATCCGCAGCCGTCGCTGTTCGAGGCGGGCCCCCCGCCGCTCCCGGACGAGGCGGACCCGCTGCGCGCCCTGCTGGAGGTGTACGCGGCGCAGACGGGGCGGGCCGGGCGGACGGCGCATCCGGGACGGATGCGGCTGCTACTGGCGGGCGAGTCGGCGGCGGGTCTGGTCGCCACCGAGATGTCACGGACGGGGGTGCCCTGGTCCGCCGAGGCGCACCGGGCGCTGCTGACGGAGCTGCTGGGCGAGCGGTACGCCGGCGGCGGCGAGCCCCGTCGGCTGGCGGAGCTGGCGGAGGAGGTCTCTCGGGCGTTCGGGCCGGGCGAACGGGTCCGGCCCGACCTGCCGGCGGACGTCGTGCGGGCCTTCGGCCGTGCCGGGATACGCCTCACCTCCACCCGCGCCTGGGAGCTGCGCCGCGTGGATCATCCGGCGGTGGAGCCACTGCTGCGGTACAAGAAGCTGTACCGCCTCTACACCGCGCACGGCTGGACGTGGTTGCGCAGCTGGGTGCGGGACGGCCGGTTCCGTGCCGAATACCAGCCCGGCGGCACGGCCACCGGCCGCTGGACGACCAACGGGGGCGGAGCGCTGCAGATCCCGAAGGTGGTGCGGCGCGCGGTGCGGGCCGAGCCGGGCTGGCGGCTCGTCGTGGCGGATGCCGGCCAGATGGAGCCCCGGGTGCTGGCGGCGATCTCCCGCGACCCGGGGCTGATGGAGGTGGCGGCCAGCGGCCGCGACCTGTACGCGGTGTTGTCCGAGCACGGGTTCTCCGGCGACCGTGAGCAGGCCAAACTGGCCCTGCTGGGCGCGGTCTACGGGCAGACGAGCGGTGACGGGTTGCGTCATCTGGCGGCGCTGCGCCGACGGTTCCCGGCCGCGGTCGGGTACGTGGACGCGGCCGCGCGGGCGGGTGAGGACGGCCGTCTGGTCCGCACCTGGCTTGGGCGAACCTGCCCACCGCCGGGGGCTGACGGCCACACGCTCGACGAGGAGGCCGGCGGGGACAGTGCCGGGGGCGGCACCCCGGCCGCCCGCGCCCGGGGCCGCTTCACCCGCAACTTCGTGGTGCAGGGCAGCGCCGCGGACTGGGCGGTGGTGATGCTGGCCGCGCTCCGTCAGGAGCTGCTCGGCATGCGGGCGGAGTTGGTGTTCTTCCAGCACGACGAGGTGATCGTGCACTGCCCGGCCGCGGAGGCCCCGGCTGCGGCGGAGGCGGTGCGGCGGGCGGGCGCGCGGGCCGGTGAGGTCGTCTTCGGTGCGACGCCGGTGCGCTTCCCCTTCGGCGTGGCGGTGGTCGAGTGCTACGCGGACGCCGCGTAG